The window ACGGCCAGCAGATCGCTCGCACCACGCAGTGGGTGATTGTCTCGCGCCTGATGGATCTCGCCTCCAACGCCGACGCGATGCCCCAGGTACGCTCCACCGCGACGATGGCGCTCCGGAACATCGTCACGGCGACGGGGGCGTCGCCCGATGCGATGAAGGACGAGATCGAACGGTTCCTGCGCCGGCCGGATCCGACCAACAAGAAGACGGATCCGCTGGCGACCCCGGCGGGAGATCCAATCGGAGGACAGGAGATGCCCCAGCGCTGAGCACCTGTCCCGGCCGTGCCCGTGTGATTTCGGCGTCGCGCACGACAAACTCGCCGTTCACGAGCACGAACGGGACGCCCGTGGCGTAGGCGTGCGGCCGCTCGAAGGTGGCCTGATCGGCAACCGTCGCGGGGTCGAACACGACCAGGTCCGCCGCGTAGCCCTCTCGAATCAGGCCGCGATTCGCGAAGCGGAAGTGCTGCGCCGGCAGCGACGTCATCTTTCTGACGGCCTCTTCAAGCGCGATGAGGCGGCGCTTGCGGACGTATTCGCCGAGCACGCGCACGTTGTTGCCGTAGCCGCGGGGATGCGGCACGCCGTCGCCTAAAGCGAGGACGGAACTGTCGGACGCGACGCTTACGTGCGGATGCCGCATGATGCGCTCGACATCGTCGTCACCCATGAAGTGATACACCATCGAGGCGCCGCCCTGCAGCAGCATCTCGCGCGCCACTTCGAGCTGCGCGTCGGCGGAGTCGTCGTGCCTGATCGTCGCGGCCACCTGTCTGATGGTCAGGCCGTTCAGCGACGGGTCGTGGCGGTAGGAGGCGACGGTCGCGAACGAGAAATCCTTCAGCCCCCGCGCCGCCAGCGCCTGGCGCATCTCGGTCCTGATGCGGGCCCATAGCGCCGGGTCCTTCAGCCGCTCGGCAATTTTCGGCGCGCCCCCCTCGAGCGCCCAGGAGGGAAACCGGATCGCCAGGCTGGAGCTGGCCGCGGTGTACGCGTACTGATCGGCGCGGACGTCCACGCCGCGTTTTCGCGCCGCATCGATCAGCGCGAGCGCGGCGGCGCTGGCGCCCCAGCGGCTGGGGCTGTCCACCTTCAGATGCGAAATCTGCACGCGCGCGCCCGACGTTTCGCCGATGCGGATGGTCTCGGCCACCGCCGCCTCGAGCGCCGTCCCTTCGTTCCGCATGTGCGACGCGTAAATCCCGCCCGATGTGGCGGCCACCCTGGCCAGCTCGATGATCTCGACCGCATCCGCGTAGGCGCCCGGGACGTACTCGAGCCCGGTGGACAGGCCAACGGCGCCATCCGCCATCGCCTTCCACACGAGCGACTTCATCTTCGCGAGCTCGTCCGGCGTGGGCAGCCGCCGCTCGGTGCCCATCACCGCGCGGCGCACCGTGTTGTGACCCACGAGCGTCCCGAAGTTCACCGACGAGCCGACCTGGCGGACGCGCGCGAGCGCCGCGCCCACGTCCAGCGCCGACCCACCGCAGTTCCCCGCCACGATCGTCGTCACGCCCATCCGGATGTAGTTCTCGGCAAGCGGGCGATCCGCAAGATCGTCGGCGTGGGTGTGCACGTCGATAAACCCTGGCGCGACGGCAAGGCCGGCGGCGTCCACGACCCGATCGGCCTGCGAGCGCGGCACGCGCCCGATGCGCGCGATGCGGCCGCCGGCCACCGCGACGTCCGCCACGCGACCGGGTGCGCCGCTTCCGTCGATCACCAGGCCGCCCGTCATCACGACGTCGTATGACGGCGCGCGACGGGCCGACGTCACCCACGTGGCCGCGACGATCAGGATGCCGGCGAGCAGCGCCGCGCGCCTCATGCCGGCCTCTTGCCTTCGACGAGGCTGATCGTCATACCGACGGCCACGACCACGGCGACGCCGATCACGTTGTGCCAGAGGAACGAGATGCGGCTCGTTGCAGGGTGGAAGGCGACGGTCGACACGACGGCCATGCCGGCAAGGAGGCCCCAGAATGCGCCGTTGGAGGTCGCGCGGCGAATCCCCAAGGCCAGGACGAACACGCCGAGCAGCGAGCCGTAGAAGAACGACCCGAACCGGTTCACGACTTCGATCAGCGACCCCAGCGTCGTCGCGTACATGGCCACCGCTGACGCCCACAGCGCCCACAGGCCCGTGGCCGCGCGGGACACCCTCAGGTAGTGCGCGTCGGTCGCCACCGGCTTGAGGTGCCGCCGGTACACGTCGATCACCGTGGCCGTCGCGAGCGAGTTCAGCTCGGCGGCGATGGTGGACATGGCCGCGGCGAGGATGGCTGCGATGATCAGCCCGACGAGTCCCACGGGCAGGTAGGTCGTGACGTACTGAGGAAAGATGTAGTTGACTTCGCCGGCGGGCACGTCGCCGGTGAACCGGTCGTATCCGGGGGTGCCCGTCACGTCGCTCACGATGGCGCCGGCCTTCCGGCGCACCTCCTTCAGCGTGACCTCGCTTCGCCCGAATACACCGCGCGCCTGCTCCTCGCGCGCGCGGTCTCCATCGCGCCGGGCCGCGGCCAGCACGGTCGCGGCCTCGCGCCTGGCGGATGCGGCAGCGCCGAATTCCTGTTCGAGCGACGCAAACTCGCCGGCGCGATCGCTCGCTCGCACCCGCTCCGCGATCCTGGGATTGAAGATGAGCGGCGGCTGCTGGAAGAGAAAAAAGACGAACACGAGGACCCCGGTCGCGAGAATCAGCGCCTGCAGCGGGATCTTGACGAACGCGCTCACCAGCAGCGAGTGCCGTCCTTCGTCCACTGATTTCGCCGTGAGGTAGCGCTGCACCTGGCTCTGATCGCAGCCG is drawn from Acidobacteriota bacterium and contains these coding sequences:
- a CDS encoding sodium:solute symporter, with protein sequence MRPLDWAVVVAYLVWIVWDGLRRSKRTDEVEGYFLANRSLPWWAVGLSVMATQLSAITLVGTTGQGAADGMRFVQFYFGLPIAMIILSVTLVPFFYRAKVYTAYEYLEHRFDMKTRTLAAVLFLLLRSLSCGAVIAAPAVILSVVLGLNLTLTILLIAVPTAIYTILGGVQAVTWTDVKQMFVIVAGVLAAVAVLIAGLPEDISALDAFRVAGAAGRMRTIDFSFNVNETYTFWSGLIGGLFLMLSYFGCDQSQVQRYLTAKSVDEGRHSLLVSAFVKIPLQALILATGVLVFVFFLFQQPPLIFNPRIAERVRASDRAGEFASLEQEFGAAASARREAATVLAAARRDGDRAREEQARGVFGRSEVTLKEVRRKAGAIVSDVTGTPGYDRFTGDVPAGEVNYIFPQYVTTYLPVGLVGLIIAAILAAAMSTIAAELNSLATATVIDVYRRHLKPVATDAHYLRVSRAATGLWALWASAVAMYATTLGSLIEVVNRFGSFFYGSLLGVFVLALGIRRATSNGAFWGLLAGMAVVSTVAFHPATSRISFLWHNVIGVAVVVAVGMTISLVEGKRPA